A single genomic interval of Daucus carota subsp. sativus chromosome 1, DH1 v3.0, whole genome shotgun sequence harbors:
- the LOC108198087 gene encoding chaperone protein dnaJ 20, chloroplastic, with amino-acid sequence MEISLKLNIDTVKSVPYLYKSKTVSSSGFKVNKVSCRVKEMGTKQERANFYELLSLNSKENVGFEEIKKAYRSKALEYHPDVCPPSNREESTRKFVEIRKAYDTLSDPASRQMYDYEMSLVDSFGGSYLYEGKRDGFSKKVWERQLSGLRKRSLDKSEKKNSFAL; translated from the coding sequence ATGGAAATCTCTCTAAAACTAAATATCGATACGGTGAAAAGTGTTCCGTATCTGTACAAGTCGAAAACCGTATCAAGTAGCGGTTTCAAGGTGAATAAAGTATCATGCAGAGTGAAGGAGATGGGAACGAAACAAGAGAGAGCCAACTTCTATGAACTACTTTCTCTCAACTCCAAGGAAAATGTAGGGTTTGAAGAAATTAAGAAGGCTTATAGAAGCAAGGCTCTCGAATATCATCCTGATGTCTGTCCTCCATCGAACCGAGAAGAATCGACGCGAAAATTCGTGGAGATTCGGAAAGCTTACGATACCCTTTCTGATCCGGCTTCCCGACAAATGTATGATTATGAGATGAGTTTAGTTGATTCCTTCGGAGGTAGCTATCTTTATGAAGGTAAAAGAGACGGATTTTCGAAGAAAGTGTGGGAACGACAACTCAGTGGACTTAGAAAACGGTCTCTGGATAAATCAGAGAAGAAAAACTCGTTTGCCTTATAA